A genomic stretch from Pomacea canaliculata isolate SZHN2017 linkage group LG2, ASM307304v1, whole genome shotgun sequence includes:
- the LOC112557594 gene encoding ankyrin repeat domain-containing protein 2-like, translating into MSPLMAACTYGHLKIVKLLLNLGANVSRIFGLYRSPLGAALEANRKEENICILLIERGADVRVVDGLDRSYMHIAATYDLPNVIGVLAARGADVNARDKHLDTPLHNAVQRKNHRAMEALLEVKGIDVRAKNRLDYTALHLASKDGCSRSSSDRW; encoded by the exons ATGTCACCTTTAATGGCGGCATGTACATACGGGCACTTGAAGATCGTGAAGCTGCTTCTTAACCTCGGGGCTAATGTCAGCAGAATATTTGGACTGTACAGGAGCCCTCTAGGGGCTGCCCTTGAAGC TAACCGCAAGGAAGAGAACATCTGTATCTTACTGATAGAGCGGGGTGCGGACGTTCGGGTGGTCGATGGCTTGGATCGGAGCTACATGCACATAGCCGCTACCTACGACCTGCCCAACGTCATCGGTGTACTGGCGGCACGTGGAGCTGACGTCAATGCCAGG GACAAGCATCTCGACACCCCGCTCCACAATGCGGTTCAACGAAAGAACCACCGGGCGATGGAGGCTCTTCTGGAGGTCAAAGGTATCGACGTCAGGGCGAAGAACAGACTAGACTACACCGCCCTCCACCTGGCCAGCAAAGATGGATGTTCAAGGTCTAGTTCAGACA GGTggtga